ctgggctgggttcgcgcccaggctctgtcgcaaccgggaggtccgtggggcgacgcacaattggcatagcgtcgtccgggttagggagggtttggccggtagggatatccttgtctcagtatgtaaaaatgtaatgaaatgtaaaaatgtaatgaaatgtaaaaaaaatgtaatgtatgcactctactgtaagtcgctctggataagagcatctgctaaatgactaaaatgtaaatgtaatgtagaATGTGCTAAGTATTACGTTAGCTGCATTCCCACtgattgtctgtgtgtgtctgtatctggtCCTGTACATGTGTTTGTATCTGTCTGTCCCCAGGGAGGATGCCATGGTGGAGTATCTGAAGATAGCTCAGGATCTAGAGATGTATGGAGTCAACTACTTCAGCATCAAGAACAAGAAGGGTTCAGAGCTGTGGCTGGGGGTAGATGCTCTGGGCCTCAACATATACCAGAACACTGACAGGTAGGAACCTTTAACTAGATCTGAATTCCCCATATGTTCATCATGATATTAGACTACTTTGAAGTCTGAAAACATTGGATGAACTTTGATTTTGGAGTGAACTATCCTACAGTGTTTTCTTTATAGGATGACCCCTAAGATCGGCTTCCCATGGAGTGAGATCAGAAACATTTCCTTCAACGACAAGAAGTTTGTTATAAAGCCCATTGACAAGAAAGCACCGGTACATCACCTCTGTTTCTTTGTCTGCTGTATATTTGGTTATAATTCAAACCTCTGATAGTACCTGTTTGTTAATTACAGAATAAAGGTCACTTTACAAGTACAAGAGGCACTGATAAGTACAAGAGACACTGATAACTACAAGAGGCACTGATAAGTACAAGAGACACTGATAAGTACAAGAGACACTGATAAGTACAAGAGGAACTGATAAGTACAAGAGGCACTGATAAGTACAAGAGGCACTGATAAGTACAAGAGGCACTGATAAGTACAAGAGGCACTGATAAGTACAAGAGACACTGATAACTACAAGAGGCACTGATAAGTACAAGAGGAACTGATAAGTACAAGAGGCACTGATAAGTACAAGAGACACTGATAAGTACAAGAGGCACTGATAAGTACAAGAGACACTGATAAGTACAAGAGGCACTGATAAGTACAAGAGGCACTGATAAGTACAAGAGGCACTGATAAGTACAAGAGGCACTGATAAGTACAAGAGGCACTGATAAGTACAAGAGGCACTGATAAGTACAAGAGGCACTGATAAGTACAAGAGGCACTGATAAGTACAAGAGGCACTGATAAGTACAAGAGGACACTGATAAGTACAAGAGGAACTGATAAGTACAAGAGGCACTGATAAGTACAAGAGGCACTGATAAGTACAAGAGGAACTGATAAGTACAAGAGGCACTGATAAGTACAAGAGACACTGATAAGTACAAGAGGCACTGATAAGTACAAGAGGCACTGATAAGTACAAGAGACACTGATAAGTACAAGAGACACTGATAAGTACAAGAGGCACTGATAAGTACAAGAGGCACTGATAAGTACAAGAGGCACTGATAAGTACAAGAGGCACTGATAAGTACAAGAGGCACTGATAAGTACAAGAGGCACTGATAAGTACAAGAGGCACTGATAAGTACAAGAGGCACTGATAAGTACAAGAGGCACTGATAAGTACAAGAGGCACTGATAAGTACAAGAGACACTGATAAGTACAAGAGGAACTGATAAGTACAAGAGGCACTGATAAGTACAAGAGGCACTGATAAGTACAAGAGGAACTGATAAGTACAAGAGGCACTGATAAGTACAAGAGGCACTGATAAGTACAAGAGGAACTGATAAGTACAAGAGGCACTGATAAGTACAAGAGGCACTGATAAGTACAAGAGGAACTGATAAGTACAAGAGGCACTGATAAGTACAAGAGGCACTGATAAGTACAAGAGGCACTGATAAGTACATTTGTGGTGACTGGGTCTGTTACAGGATGTTGTGTTCTACGCCCCTCGTCTACGGATCAACAAGCGTATCCTGGTGCTGTGCATGGGGAACCACGACCTGTACATGAGGAGGAGGAAGCCAGACTCCATCGAGGTCCAGCAGATGAAGGCCCAGGCCCGCGAGGAGAAGACTAAGAGACAGATGGagaagtgaggacagagagagggggaaagagagagagagagtgataatgTTGTTAGCAGGTGTTTACTCATCCCTCATATCCCTCGTTCCAGAGCTCTGCTTGAGGgcgagaagaagaagagagagaatgcggagaaggagacagagaagatCGCCAGAGAAACCATGGAGCTGATGGGCAGACTGAAACAGATTGAGGAAGAGACCAAGAAAGCTCAGGAAGGTCCGACTCTTTCTGTCGTCTGACAGTGTGTGTGCTGTATGGGTGTGCATGCATGCTTGGGTGTGTTcatattctgtctgtctgtgtgtgtgtgtgtgtgtgtgtgtgtgtttattctctatgtgtgtgtgtgtgtgtgtttattctctctgtgtgtgtgtgtgtgtgtgtgtgtgtagagctgGAGGAGCAGACTCGCAGGGCCCTggacctggagaaggagaggacgtTTGCTCAGGAGGAGGCAGAGCGTCTGGAGAAGGAGCGCAAGGCAGCGGAAGAGGCCAAGGCATCCCTCCTACagcagtcagagagccagatgaagAACCAGGAGaacctggtacacacacacacacacacggacagtcagacagccacacagacagacagacaccacacacagacacatgcacagacagtcagacagccacacacagacagacaccacacacagacacatgcacacacagacagacaccacacacagacacattaggaGGCTCCTGTATTATTCTAAGGTTCTCTTTCCAGGCCACTGAGCTGGCTGAGCTGACCCCTAACATCTCCCTTCTGGAGGACGTAAAGAAGGAGAAGGACGACGATACAAAGAGGTGGCAGAAAAGGGTGAGAGAGAAtaaatgaatgtgtgtgtgtgttggcgcaACCCTCTATCTAACCACAGTCCTTCAATTTGagcgagcatgtgtgtgtgtgtgtgtgtgtgtgtgtgtgtgtgtgtgtgtgtgtgtgtgtgtgtgtgtgtgtgtgtgtgtgtggtgtgagtggtgtgagtggtgtgtgtgtgtgatagggtAATCCACTGTGAgcggtcatgtgtgtgtgtttgtcgtcAGACGGTCATGGTGGAGGTTGATTTGGAGCGGGCCAAAGAAGTTCTGAAGACTAAAGACATCCAGGACTGTGTGCAGGGGGACCACGACGAGACCGACGAGAGCAGCGCCGAGGCCAGCGCCGAGCTGACATCACCAGGCATGGTCAGAGACCGCAGCGAGGAGCAACGCATGACGGAGGCTCAGAAGAACAAACGGCTACAGAAACACCTCAAGGTCAGAAACACCTAGGGGAACTCTAGGAACTTTTTTCCCATTAGTCCCACAAAATGTTTTGCATTGTCAGTAGTCAAgttttcaagaagcaaagtgtcactggccagcagtcaagttttcaagaagcaaagtgtcactggccagcagtcaagttttcaagaagcaaagtgtcactgGGACACATCATCGTGATGACGTGAACACTGTTTcctgaaagtccaatatcttgaaaacttggtTGCTGACATGCTAATCATTTTGGAACTGTATCatcagtggactaatgaaacaaataccacaAGATAGTTTTTGAGTGGAGTTCCCCTTTAACCCATgaactttaaccctaacccatgacCCTAATTCATGACCATAACAGAGGCCCAGAAGAATGAATGGCTATACAAAGGTCAGACCCTACCTTAACATATAACCTATGACCCTAACCTAACAATAACCCTTTATACCTGGTTGGGTTCCATCCTGACTAAATTTAAAAATGTCCTCCCGCTCTGAGCTCTGAGCTGAGAGATATGGTTCTGAGACCACATGCGTTACACATGTCCTACACATGTCCTACACATGTCCTACACATTCCTTCCAATGTTTTAGTACATTATGTTGATGCTCCACCAGTTTATTTGTGTCCTTGTTGTCCGTTTGTCCTCAGGCCCTGAGTAGTGAGTTGGCCAGCGCTCGAGACGACAGTAAGAACACTCCCAACGACCTGATCCACGCGGAGAACGTTAAGGCCGGCCGGGACAAGTACAGGACCCTCCGTCAGATACGACAAGGCAACACCAAGCAACGCATCGACGAGTTCGAGtccatgtgagagagagagaatgagtgaatgagagagaacaaGAGTCTGTACTGAATATATGTATTTGAATGGAAGTCATATAGGCAGGTACAGTGTAATTATAACGTCAACATTGCTTTATTGACTTTGTAAGCACCCACTGCCTCTCCCCAGTAGCGTTTTGTCTACCGTGACTAAAGATTGCCATCTACTGGCTGTAACGTATTACATTTATGTTTGCTAAAGTCAAATTCTGTCGACTACAGACTGTAGGCGACTAGTACAACAATCAAAGTGAGTGATTATATTATTACTACATCGTCATTTCTGCTGCTTTTGGTTTTTGCAATCTTGAAATGCATCTATGCAAAATAATCCTTAGCTGATACACtattaaaaaacatatttttctgTATGCATAGTTTAGTGAGAGGAACGATTTGAGGTTATTTACAATATTTACAAACGGATGTCATTTCGCAGATATAAATGAGCACCAAATTTGTTAAGTGTTTTGCTATGAGTCAAATAAATACCATTAACCAACATTGAATATGTGTTGAATGCTGTACATATAGCTACTGTCTCACTCTGGTCATCTGTTATGATTGTCACTCTCGTCATCTGTTATAGGCTGTTATgattgtcctgtgtgtgtttgtgtgtctgcagtgtgtgtgtcatgtgtttgtctgcagtgtgtgtcatgtgtttgtgtgtgtgtgtgtgtgtgtgtgtgtgtgtgtgtgtgtgtgtgtcatgtgtttgtgtttgtgtctgcagtatgtgtgtgaCATTTGTTTGTAAGGAGTGTGTGTTTTTCAGTAGGCCTGTTATGACTGATAGTAAACAGTAAGcgctgtaaaaaaaatatatatatattttgattcgACGTAGAATTGTAAGGCAACCAGCTGCAATAGGATTGTGAGTTTGTTCAACAAGAATGTTCTCGAGCAAAACTCACAATCCTATTGTAGCTGGCTGCCTGACGTTGAATCAACATCGTCTTTTAGTTTTTTAAAgtgttatttacatttacatttaagtcatttagcagacgctcttatccagagcgactgaaATCTGAGGTCTACTACGCTGGAAGACAAGATCCCTCTCTGGGGAAAATACAGTTATCTTCTGTGGGAAGTAGGCCATTGAACAGCTCAGTTACAAGAGCAGACTCCCAGTTAGTGAATTCATCTTAAAATTGTTTaatatttaaccattatttaactaggcaagtcagttaagaacaaattcttattttacaatgacggcctaaaccttcccctaacctggacgacgcggggccaattgtgcgctgcactatgggactcccgatcacggccggttgtgatacagcccgggatcgaaccaggatctgtagtgacgcattGCGCCACTCAAGAGCACATATAGTTAGGTGGGACAACCAGtttcagtcatagtaagtacatttttcagGAAAATAAGTTACGTTGTAAGATAGGCTACATAAGTTCAAAATGCTGTCATAACAGATGCCATATAATTGTTAGTCATCTTATGACAGCTGACACGTTGCTGTCATGTGACACAAACAGAACAACGGATGTGCCATAGCGCTCATTCACTGTTTCTAAACAGATTACAGGAGTGTCTGTGGGTCAGAAAAACACGGACAACTCACTATTGTTGTGTTATTACActgcaggaagaggaagagtgcaCACGTCTGTTTTGACTGTGAGATAAGACGAACCAGCAACAACACTCAGTCTCTCTACAACTttattaaaaatatttttaaatatactttacagTCAGAATTGTAACGGTCAAATAAGTAACTGATAGATGTAGAACACGGTGTTATAAACACACAATAATAACACGGTAGAGAATGCACTTTACCCTACACGAGTCACAACTTGGACACGCGCCAGCGTTTCCCTCCCCGAGGTCACAACGAATGAGCGAAACGCAGAGGCGCAGAAGGGATTTGTTGTTCATGTACTGTAGTCTCCCGTAGTTCAGCTCGGGGAGGTTATAGGTGGTGGCCCGACATAACGACATAACAGGAGTCTCTGGTTACACGGTTACGTTACGATTTAACTTAGTTGCGTCTACTCTCCCCACGGGAAAAAATGTAGTAGCTCCTCGTGCTTTAGGCTTACTGTGAAAACCGGAGACCTCGAGAGCGCGTCTTTTTTTGGAACTGTCCGCGCCTAGGAAGAAATCAAAACAACAATGCAGAGTGGCACCAATATATCAGATACAGCCAAGGAGTTATGTGACGCGGTGTCAGTGTCTTTAGGTTTGAGTTCGCAGTTAAACGAGATAGTGGATAATGGACGGAGCGGCCCTGCCTTCTCTGCAGACAGCGGCCCAAATCATGGAAACCATTTTTCAGTCTCCGAGGAGTCATCTCCAGAGTTTGGAGCTGGCGCAAGTATGACCTCAGAGTTAACCACCCAGATGCAGAGGAAAACGATACTTAAATCAAATGAACTCAGGCCATCGTTCGAGGTACATCAAGACATTTGTGGACAAAATTATGTCGGTTTTTTACAGACCCTGGAGCGCGAAAGGGACAGCGCATGGAAGGTGACGAGGCCTATGCACGAGTTGGAAATGGCCCGAGGTCTCCGTAAAAACTCGGACATGTTCGTGAATCTGGATAACGCTAATGCGCTCTCGGTGCCCTCTCAGTTTGACGAACTGTTACCTTTAAGTTCTTCATTCCGTAAAGACGCCCCAGACACGTTATTCGGTAGGGACACGGTAGGGACACCAGGGCACGAGGGACCCTGTCCGGTGGCGGGTGGATCTTGGTTCTGTAAATATTTGGACAACGGAAATTGCATGTCTTGTGGAGCACGTAAAGTCTGTCCCCCTGGGGTTAACTATCAGGACTATGACCATGGGATGTCACAAGAGGGTCATGTCCAGGAGCAAAGTTACCAAAGTGTGATGCATGAAAGCGGTCTTCAACAAGTGTATCACTCCGCTATCAAGAAGGAGAGTTCTGGATGGATGGGTGCTGACTCCAGACTGAGGTAGATATACTCTTTATAAGACATTTTATTTCAATTGTTTCTTTGTTTGTTTTCACATAAGACCAAGCGGACCAGAGGCAAGTCAATGGGAGCTTCTCTAACTATGTAATCATAACAAAACAACAGTAATATCAGATGTTATAATATGTCAAATTCAATGAAGCAaaaaggcacgagggggtgtggtatatggccttagctgtggtatattggccatatctGGTTAGAGTTAGAGCGTTGGATTTGTAACTGAacggttgcaagatcgaatccccgagctgacaagatacaaatctgtcgttctgcccctgaacaaggtagttaactcactgttcctaggccgtcattgaaattaagaatttgttcttaactgacttgcctagttaaataaatataccGCAAACTCctgagcagtaaaaaataaacgttttgtcatacccatggtatactgtctgataccatgcctgtcagccaatcagcattcagagctcaAACCACCCAGGTTATAATAACATTTATGCTATCTGTTATAATGACCTAATTCCCTGCACCAGCTGCCACAGAGACTCACTACAATATccccatgctggagaggacagactgcaaGTGATAGGTTATTGCCACTGTCCtttccagcatggctcatgactACTACTCAGCAGTGTGTCTGGCTCTGACACCACCTTTTACCTTCCTAACCAGTGTTTATTTAATGAGTATTAGAGTAATAGGCTTCCAGCTGACTTTCCTCTGGCCTTCAACTAACCAGGTGTAATGTATTTAGTCTCAATCCAGAAGGCCCAGTAGGACATTAGGCAACACTCAccacttaaagatgcactatgcagaaatcgctcagacatttcctggttgataaaattctaatagtttgcttaATTTCAGTTAATGTGATAAAACAAGCAAGTAAAGTGTAGAAAataactgtaccatctaaaccgctgtgaaatatgttTTCCAGAACcataaatattgtattttcagctgtttgaagctggtgcacaaaaacgaaacttaagaacgggaagcatagaaatagtacacatagaacagatctaccgcttcttagactggctttcaatgagaatgacagatctataacttacatttcaatgtgaatttggtcgggttgcccaaaaagttatatATTACAGCTTTAATAATAATATCAGACTTATTGCCAAGGCTGTGGGGTGATGGATCCGTCAAAGATCTAGTAGCGGATATTGATCAAGTTGAATTAATTCACATTCAAGGACCATTTCATTTATAGAAAGGCTATCCAAGGTCAAACCAACTTTGACACAGTCGCACACCACCTTACTGACAGTAATTGGCAAAATAATTTGTCTCCCTCTTTCCACCTGCAAACACACACCAGgtacccacatcaaaccacaccccgaaACCAACTCACGTTTGAATTCAGTCATGGTCCCTAGCATTTTTTAATTAACCAAATTtaaaacgaggccaaatcaggaagtgcagtcgCCTTTTAACACGGGTAGCTGGCTAATTTAAAATGTAAAGTTTGTCAGATTTGTTATACCTCAAAAGTAGTGTAATGTTGATCTGAGCCCGTATTCCACACCATCTGGTTAACAGATTCTGCTGCTAACAGAATTAGAAAGAACCTGCATGACTCAATCCCACATCAATAGGCAGGTATGTGCATATAGGCAGGTATAGGCAGGTAGGTGCGTTTCAGATGTGAGGGTGTAGCTGTAAGATCTGAAATAGTGTTAGGTGTGTGTTGGGTGATTTCAGGTCAATGTATGTGTGtacatctgtgtgtgtttctgtgtgtgtatgtctgtgtgtgtgtgtctgtgtgtgtatgtctgtgtgtgtgtgtgtgtgtgtctgtgtgtgtgtggttatgaaGTGTAGCTGTAAGATCTAAAAGAGAGTTACCCACATGTTAGGTGTGTGTTTAcagatatgtgtgtgtttacaggtgtgtgtgtgtttacaggtgtgtgtgtgtgtgtttacagagatgtgtgtgtttacaggtgtgtgtgtgtttacaggtgtgtgtgtgtttacagagatgtgtgtgtttacaggtgtgtgtgtgtttacaggtgtgtgtgtgtttcagatgtGAGGATATGTTGCCAGTGAGAGTATCTGTAAGATCTGAAAGAGTGTTAGGTGtttacagatgtgtgtgtgtttcagatgtGAGGATATGTTGCCAGTGTATTTCTCTGACCGGAGGGTGTGTAAGGTATGTGGAGACGAGGCGTCAGGCTGTCACTATGGAGCTGTTACCTGTGGGAGCTGCAAGGTGTTCTTCAAGAGGGCTGCAGAGGGtgagccatacacacacacatgcatgcactcaCATATATCACTTTGTTTACATTCATTttactaggctagtcagttaagaacaaattcttaattacaatgatggccaaaccctaacccggacaaccctgggccaattgtgcgccgccttatgggactcccaatcacagccggttgtgatacagcctggaatcgaaccagggtctgtagtgacgcctctggcactgagaagcagtgccttagaccgctgcaccactcgggagccccatgcacacacacacacacacacacacacacacacacacacacacacacacacacacacacacacacacacacacacacacacacacacacacacacacacacacgtttgttttactatccttgtggggaccaaacaattgattcccattcaaaatcctatgtTCCCTAACTGTAACTCTtacacctaacccctaacccctaaccctaaaatagccttttctCTTGTGGGTACTGGAGAAATGTCCCCACATCTCaattgtccttgttttac
This portion of the Salvelinus namaycush isolate Seneca unplaced genomic scaffold, SaNama_1.0 Scaffold663, whole genome shotgun sequence genome encodes:
- the LOC120042378 gene encoding moesin-like, giving the protein MDAELEFAILHSTTGKQLFNQIVKTIGLRETWFFGLQYQDSKGFSTWLKLNKRVTAQDVRRENPLLIKFRAKFYPEDVAEELIQEATQRLFFLQVKEGILNDDIYCPPETAVLLASYSVQTKHGDYKKDYHFPGYLSRDKLLPQRVLEQHKLNKEQWENRIKVWHEEHKGVLREDAMVEYLKIAQDLEMYGVNYFSIKNKKGSELWLGVDALGLNIYQNTDRMTPKIGFPWSEIRNISFNDKKFVIKPIDKKAPDVVFYAPRLRINKRILVLCMGNHDLYMRRRKPDSIEVQQMKAQAREEKTKRQMEKALLEGEKKKRENAEKETEKIARETMELMGRLKQIEEETKKAQEELEEQTRRALDLEKERTFAQEEAERLEKERKAAEEAKASLLQQSESQMKNQENLATELAELTPNISLLEDVKKEKDDDTKRWQKRTVMVEVDLERAKEVLKTKDIQDCVQGDHDETDESSAEASAELTSPGMVRDRSEEQRMTEAQKNKRLQKHLKALSSELASARDDSKNTPNDLIHAENVKAGRDKYRTLRQIRQGNTKQRIDEFESM
- the LOC120042377 gene encoding androgen receptor-like isoform X4, with protein sequence MQSGTNISDTAKELCDAVSVSLGLSSQLNEIVDNGRSGPAFSADSGPNHGNHFSVSEESSPEFGAGASMTSELTTQMQRKTILKSNELRPSFEVHQDICGQNYVGFLQTLERERDSAWKVTRPMHELEMARGLRKNSDMFVNLDNANALSVPSQFDELLPLSSSFRKDAPDTLFGRDTVGTPGHEGPCPVAGGSWFCKYLDNGNCMSCGARKVCPPGVNYQDYDHGMSQEGHVQEQSYQSVMHESGLQQVYHSAIKKESSGWMGADSRLRCEDMLPVYFSDRRVCKVCGDEASGCHYGAVTCGSCKVFFKRAAEGKQNHLCASRNDCTIDKLRRKNCPSCRLNRCFQSGMSLKGRKLRGAGPLKGVVEGGTQAPGKERTGERGGERTGGLQLSTVSPQAPGKERTGERGGERTGGLQLSTVSPQAKCCAARQAPALGLSPSLRPSLLNVLSSIEPGVVNAGHDTSQPDCFASLLSSLNELGERQLVSVVNWAKAMPGFRELHVEDQMSVIQSSWLGLMVFALGWRSYTNTDARELYFAPDLIFNDPCGGSEESEVF